In Callospermophilus lateralis isolate mCalLat2 chromosome 19, mCalLat2.hap1, whole genome shotgun sequence, the following are encoded in one genomic region:
- the Sstr5 gene encoding somatostatin receptor type 5, whose protein sequence is MEPLFPASMQDWNVSVTPEGGHNGTQGGPAPSVGARAVLVPILYLLVCMVGLGGNTLVIYVVLRHAKMKTVTNVYILNLAVADVLLMLGLPFLATQNAVSYWPFGSFLCRLVMTLDGINQFTSIFCLTVMSVDRYLAVVHPLRSARWRRPRVAKVASAAVWAFSLLMSLPLLVFADVQEGWGTCNLSWPEPVGLWGAAFITYTSVLGFFGPLLVICLCYLLIVVKVKASGVRVGSSRRRRSERKVTRMVVVVVLVFVGCWLPFFIVNIVNLAFTLPEEPTSAGLYFFVVVLSYANSCANPLLYGFLSDNFRQSFRKVLCLRGGYGAEDADTVEPQPDKSGRPQEVALPVRSCEANGRMQTSRL, encoded by the coding sequence ATGGAGCCCCTGTTCCCGGCCTCCATGCAGGACTGGAATGTGTCGGTCACCCCTGAAGGTGGCCACAACGGGACGCAGGGGGGACCGGCACCCTCAGTGGGTGCCCGGGCAGTGCTTGTGCCCATCCTGTATCTGCTGGTGTGCATGGTAGGGCTGGGCGGCAACACACTGGTCATCTATGTGGTACTGCGCCATGCCAAGATGAAGACGGTCACCAACGTGTACATCCTCAACCTCGCCGTGGCCGACGTGCTGCTCATGCTGGGTCTGCCCTTCCTGGCCACACAGAACGCAGTCTCCTACTGGCCATTCGGCTCTTTCCTGTGCCGCCTGGTCATGACGCTGGACGGCATCAACCAGTTCACCAGCATCTTTTGCCTGACTGTCATGAGTGTGGACCGCTACCTGGCCGTGGTCCATCCACTGCGCTCTGCCCGGTGGCGCCGCCCGCGGGTGGCCAAAGTGGCCAGCGCAGCCGTCTGGGCCTTCTCTCTGCTCATGTCACTGCCGCTGCTGGTCTTCGCTGACGTCCAGGAGGGATGGGGCACCTGCAACCTCAGCTGGCCGGAGCCAGTGGGACTGTGGGGTGCCGCCTTCATCACCTACACGTCCGTGCTGGGCTTCTTCGGGCCGCTGCTGGTCATCTGCCTCTGCTACCTGCTGATTGTGGTGAAGGTGAAGGCGTCGGGTGTGCGTGTGGGCTCCTCGCGACGACGGCGGTCAGAGCGCAAGGTGACAcgcatggtggtggtggtggtgctggtgtTCGTGGGCTGCTGGCTGCCTTTCTTCATAGTCAACATTGTCAACCTGGCCTTCACGCTGCCCGAGGAGCCTACCTCCGCTGGCCTCTACTTCTTCGTGGTGGTCCTGTCCTATGCCAACAGCTGCGCCAACCCCCTGCTCTACGGCTTCCTCTCTGACAACTTCCGCCAGAGCTTCCGGAAGGTTCTGTGCCTCCGTGGGGGCTATGGTGCAGAGGATGCAGACACCGTGGAGCCACAACCAGACAAGAGTGGACGGCCTCAGGAGGTGGCGCTGCCTGTGCGCAGCTGTGAGGCCAATGGGCGCATGCAGACCAGCCGGCTATGA